Below is a genomic region from Prunus persica cultivar Lovell chromosome G3, Prunus_persica_NCBIv2, whole genome shotgun sequence.
AAAAGTCTCTTTTGTTCTCTCAAAGATTTGAGGTATAGCTCCCTGAAAATGAGAATCATTTAACAATAAATATTTCCCATGGGAATGGATTAGGACACATAAAAATTTGAAGCTACGCACGTAAATTTATGACTGtatgtatgtacatatatatgtatgcatgtATATTTGTCTATTGAAGTTTTagttcaggaaaaaaaaaaaaaaaaaaaaaagagaaaaaaagttcAAGTACTTGAAGAAATAAATACCTGAATGAAGGTTGCGGGGTCAGTAGTGATGTCCAGATAGTTCTTAATGCTGTCCACAATCTGGGacaaattaagtttataaaatatGACAAATACTTCACATAGATATAACTATATCTAAATCTTCATATttatggggaaaaaaaaaacaaaaaacaaaaaaagaactaTGAAgttatgaacaaagaaaaaaatagagatatAGACAAATGTAAAGGAATtgtgaaaaaaaggaaacatagaaaacaaaaagttcgacaaaaaaaaaattcatataaaaaaaacaatataaaatagGCTCATTTTGGCCAGGCCTATTGGGCTTAGTTCGGCCCTGTTCGGTGGGCTTTCTCAAGTCCAGCCCATAAGCCGgacttgggctttgaattttttaaataagtcTAGCCCAATTCGGTCTGTTATTAATAATAAGAGAGACACCATTTTATAAATAAGCTAGTCAAGCAAAATATTAATGACAAAGAACAACAATTTAAGTATACCCCAGTTTTATCAAAGATGCCCTTGGGATCATTTTTCACAATCCAGCCAAGTTTCCAGCCAGGAACAATCCATGTCTTCGATATGGAGCCAAGCGTAATGACCGGTACAGTGGAACTAAACTTTCCCATAGGCACAAAAGGGTTGCTGCCAAAAGTTAGATGCCCATAAACTTCATCAGAAATCACAAAGATGCCCAGTTTCTTCGCTGTTTCTGCAATCTGTTTTTAGCAAATACAAACATAGAATTAGTAAGATTTCATTGAAGTATACTTCATAGAAAATAATACGCCAAATCTCAGCCCTAACACTCATACCAACAAGTGAAAATGatagataaaattttcaagtagTTAAAATATAGATAATTCAGTAATGATTTCTTGTCAGACTGTAAATCTGAATCACATGTTATAGCAAAAATCAAACTGATCAATGGTCACAAGACTCAAAATCATCATATATGGCAAGAGAACATTTTACATAGATAGTGTGTATGGGACGAAACTACATATATGCACACCTTTTCCAAATGCTGGTGGGTGAAAACATTTCCACAAGGATTGCTAGGATTAATGATAACTATAGCAGAAGTGTTGTGATCTGCAAGAGCTTCGACAGCATCAAGATCCACTTCCCAACCCTTTTCGGGAAGAAGATCGAAATGGCGTACTTCAAGGTGGTCGAAAGACGCCCGAGCTTCATACTGAGGGTAACCAGGCCTTGGAAGCAGAATGTTGGAACCAGGTCGTGCAAGAACAGATACCATGATTTCAATTGCTTGCGTGCATCCACCAGTGAGATATACATCCTCCGCTAGTAACTTGTGCGAGAGGTCACGAGAGAGATATTCTGCAATAGCCCTTTTAGAAATCACAAATATAAGTGCATGATCAATTtcattatatttaattaactataaattaAAGAGATCAT
It encodes:
- the LOC18766018 gene encoding probable aminotransferase TAT2 gives rise to the protein MENGSQRKWQFGGNEELNTAAISVRGALAMLMNNVNSPDDGDHHPQRPTIMLGRGDPTEFRSFWTTQSAVDAVTDALQSFKFNSYCPTGGVLEARRAIAEYLSRDLSHKLLAEDVYLTGGCTQAIEIMVSVLARPGSNILLPRPGYPQYEARASFDHLEVRHFDLLPEKGWEVDLDAVEALADHNTSAIVIINPSNPCGNVFTHQHLEKIAETAKKLGIFVISDEVYGHLTFGSNPFVPMGKFSSTVPVITLGSISKTWIVPGWKLGWIVKNDPKGIFDKTGIVDSIKNYLDITTDPATFIQGAIPQIFERTKETFFSNIIGIMREAADIVYEMIKEIPCLTCPHKPQGSMVVLVKLNLSTLEGIDDDIQFCLKLAKEESVIVLPGVTVGLKNWLRITFAVELPVLEDGLQSIKAFYQRHAKEQ